The sequence TTTTCAGGTGTGATCATTTGCCAGGGAGCAGAAACAAGGGGCATAGACCATTTCAGGAAACTCAAAAAGATGAAGATGCCAATGGTATTTTATGACCGGGTTCCCACGGGATTTGAAGCCAACAAGGTCATCATCAATGATTTTGAATCCTCCATGCGGGCCACGGAACATTTGATCGAAAATGGATGTCAAAAAATAGCCCATATTGGCGGGCCCCAGACAACGGGAATATTCAAATCCCGCTATGAAGGTTATAGGAAAGCACTGGAAAACCACCGGTTGGAGATTTCCTCCGATCTTGTCCACTTTACCAAAGGGCTTACCTATGATGAAGGCCTATCAGCCGCCAAGGAACTCCTTTCCCACCGTGTCAAGCCAGATGGGATTTTTTGTTCCAACGATTACACGGCGGTCAGTGCCATCCAGGTATTTCAAAAAAACGGCTTCAAGGTCCCTGACCAGGTGGCCGTCGTCGGTTTCAGCAATTATCCCATTTCCAAGATCATAGAGCCCAACCTTTCGACGGTAAACGACCGGGCATTCGAAATGGGCCTGGCAGCGGCCAAACTTCTTATCAGACAAATCGAAGAAGATGGGAACGATTTGATCGAATCGGAAATTGTCACCCTAAAGACCG comes from Echinicola vietnamensis DSM 17526 and encodes:
- a CDS encoding LacI family DNA-binding transcriptional regulator, producing MNKKRITLKDLSKELDLAVSTISRALDDHPGISPETKERVRSKAEELGFTRNSIASSFRKSKTHTIGVIVPQIDIHFHSLVISGIEEHAHKSGYNVTIFQSRNSFKREKRITDTLQNNMFSGVIICQGAETRGIDHFRKLKKMKMPMVFYDRVPTGFEANKVIINDFESSMRATEHLIENGCQKIAHIGGPQTTGIFKSRYEGYRKALENHRLEISSDLVHFTKGLTYDEGLSAAKELLSHRVKPDGIFCSNDYTAVSAIQVFQKNGFKVPDQVAVVGFSNYPISKIIEPNLSTVNDRAFEMGLAAAKLLIRQIEEDGNDLIESEIVTLKTELIIRESSSK